A genomic stretch from Desulfotignum balticum DSM 7044 includes:
- a CDS encoding MEDS domain-containing protein, whose product MEKLLNVRQAAALLNVSQMTIRRWTNDGLLTCFRIGKKRERRFSEADLHAFLAGRTDPVAGATAAPAPNRPAGRTDGVSLGFANLHIPDGTHLTHLYLDRSEALGIQGFFVRQGLNTGETVMVVAPADQRDTLLDTLARDGIPVQDLIQQDRLIHGTGKQTPEQMIALIARISSSAQSGFRLVGDMSWTTVAGWSLEQTKALEESTNTRLAPGLLFLCQYSLTEFSGAQTMMALETHGFSIYKNKLIRLHF is encoded by the coding sequence ATGGAAAAACTGCTCAATGTCAGACAGGCGGCAGCCCTGCTCAATGTCTCACAGATGACGATCCGCCGCTGGACCAATGATGGCCTGCTGACGTGTTTCCGCATCGGTAAAAAGCGGGAGCGGCGGTTCAGTGAAGCGGATCTGCACGCATTTCTCGCCGGCCGCACCGACCCGGTTGCTGGAGCCACTGCCGCACCGGCCCCGAACCGGCCGGCCGGCCGGACCGATGGTGTGTCCCTGGGGTTTGCCAACCTGCATATACCGGACGGGACCCACTTAACCCACCTGTATCTGGACCGGTCCGAAGCACTGGGGATTCAGGGTTTTTTTGTCCGCCAGGGCCTGAACACCGGCGAAACCGTGATGGTGGTGGCCCCGGCAGACCAGCGGGACACGTTGCTGGACACCCTGGCCCGGGACGGCATACCGGTTCAGGATCTGATCCAACAGGACCGGCTGATCCACGGCACTGGAAAACAGACCCCGGAACAGATGATCGCCCTTATCGCCCGGATATCATCATCCGCCCAATCCGGATTCCGGCTGGTGGGAGACATGTCTTGGACCACGGTTGCCGGCTGGTCCCTGGAACAGACAAAAGCCCTGGAAGAAAGCACCAACACCCGGCTGGCACCGGGCCTGCTGTTTTTATGCCAGTACAGTCTGACTGAATTTTCCGGTGCCCAGACCATGATGGCCCTGGAAACCCATGGCTTTTCCATTTACAAAAACAAGCTGATCCGGCTGCACTTCTGA
- a CDS encoding TVP38/TMEM64 family protein, with amino-acid sequence MKTPIFRWLVAVSVIILMVLFFVYDLGQFLSLAYLKSRLAWLTDIYTHHTLLTIAVYMLIYIAVTALSLPGAAVMTLAGGALFGLLTGTVVISFASTIGATLAFLVSRFLLKDWVQERFRAKLSAINQGIEKEGAFYLFTLRLVPVFPFFIINLVMGLAPISARRFYLVSQVGMLPGTLVYVNAGTQLAQIDSLKGILSPGLLLSFALLGIFPLLAKKGVALLNRKRKGTDHEHV; translated from the coding sequence ATGAAAACTCCGATATTCAGATGGCTGGTCGCAGTTTCGGTCATTATTTTGATGGTGCTTTTTTTCGTGTATGACTTAGGGCAGTTTCTTTCTCTGGCATATCTCAAATCCCGGCTGGCATGGCTGACGGACATCTATACCCATCACACACTTTTGACCATCGCAGTATATATGCTCATCTACATTGCGGTCACCGCCCTGTCTCTGCCCGGTGCTGCGGTCATGACCCTGGCCGGAGGCGCATTGTTCGGTCTTTTGACCGGCACGGTGGTGATCTCATTTGCCAGCACCATCGGCGCCACCCTGGCATTTCTGGTGTCCCGGTTTTTGCTCAAAGACTGGGTCCAGGAACGGTTCCGTGCCAAACTGTCCGCCATCAACCAGGGCATTGAAAAAGAAGGGGCGTTCTATCTTTTTACCCTGCGGCTCGTACCGGTGTTCCCGTTTTTTATCATCAACCTGGTCATGGGCCTGGCCCCCATCTCTGCCCGCCGGTTCTACCTGGTCAGCCAGGTGGGAATGCTGCCGGGCACCCTGGTGTATGTCAATGCCGGTACCCAGCTGGCACAGATCGATTCGCTCAAAGGCATTTTATCTCCGGGACTGCTGCTGTCCTTTGCCCTGCTGGGTATTTTTCCGCTCCTGGCCAAAAAAGGAGTGGCGCTTCTCAACCGAAAAAGGAAAGGAACCGATCATGAACACGTATGA
- a CDS encoding dihydrolipoyl dehydrogenase family protein codes for MNTYEFDIGIIGGGAAGLTIASGAAQLGAKVILIEQEDRLGGDCLHYGCVPSKTLIKSARVYHQIKHASAFGLPEMEIPPVDFRQIADRIRSVVDTIQKHDSEERFCSLGAKVVFGQPRFVDEHAVQVNGTPISAAKWVIATGSSPAVPPIQGLADTPHLTNREIFYMDTLPGSMIMLGAGPIGIEMAQAFNRLGTRVTVINRSPRILGKEDKDMADTVMQIMENEGVQFVLDASIEQVEHVHGQARVTITDSTGNRQQITADALLVAMGRSPNTDGLGLADIDIPVEQAGIPVDNRLRTRHKHIYAAGDVTGGFQFTHAAGYEGGIVIANAVFRLPRKINYTWLPWVTYTDPELAGIGMNETMAKKAGIKYAVITEAFKDNDRSLAEGESQGKIKLLLDEKEKPIGVQILGPGAGNLISEWVAAFNGNVKLSTLAGAIHPYPTLGEINKRVAGTFLSPKIFSPTIQKGLKFFFNLKGRACHIEE; via the coding sequence ATGAACACGTATGAATTTGATATCGGCATCATCGGCGGCGGGGCAGCCGGCCTGACCATTGCCTCGGGAGCGGCCCAGCTGGGGGCCAAAGTGATTTTGATCGAACAGGAGGACCGACTGGGCGGCGACTGCCTCCATTATGGATGCGTGCCCAGCAAAACCCTGATCAAATCCGCCCGTGTCTATCACCAGATAAAGCACGCGTCCGCGTTCGGACTGCCGGAAATGGAGATCCCGCCCGTGGATTTCAGGCAGATCGCCGACCGGATCCGATCTGTGGTGGATACGATCCAGAAACACGATTCTGAAGAGCGGTTCTGCAGCCTGGGCGCCAAGGTGGTGTTCGGGCAGCCCCGGTTTGTGGATGAACATGCCGTACAAGTTAACGGCACCCCCATATCTGCGGCCAAATGGGTGATCGCCACGGGCTCTTCCCCGGCGGTGCCCCCCATCCAGGGCCTGGCAGATACCCCGCACCTGACCAACCGGGAGATCTTTTACATGGACACCCTGCCCGGATCCATGATCATGCTGGGGGCCGGTCCCATCGGCATTGAGATGGCCCAGGCCTTCAACCGGCTGGGCACCCGGGTGACAGTCATCAACCGGTCCCCCCGGATACTGGGCAAAGAGGACAAAGACATGGCGGACACGGTCATGCAGATCATGGAAAATGAAGGGGTTCAGTTTGTGCTTGACGCGTCCATTGAACAGGTGGAACACGTCCACGGCCAGGCCCGGGTGACCATCACGGACAGCACGGGGAACCGGCAGCAGATCACGGCCGACGCGCTGCTGGTGGCCATGGGCCGGTCTCCCAACACAGACGGCTTAGGCCTGGCCGACATCGACATCCCCGTGGAACAGGCCGGTATTCCCGTGGACAACCGGCTGCGCACCCGGCACAAACATATCTATGCGGCCGGGGATGTGACCGGCGGGTTCCAGTTCACCCACGCCGCCGGGTATGAAGGGGGCATTGTCATTGCCAATGCCGTGTTCCGCCTTCCCCGCAAGATCAACTACACCTGGCTGCCCTGGGTGACTTACACGGACCCGGAACTGGCCGGTATCGGCATGAATGAAACCATGGCCAAAAAAGCGGGTATTAAATATGCCGTGATCACCGAAGCCTTTAAAGACAATGACCGGTCCCTGGCCGAAGGAGAGAGCCAGGGCAAAATCAAACTGCTGCTGGATGAAAAGGAAAAACCCATCGGGGTCCAGATCCTGGGGCCGGGGGCCGGGAACCTGATCAGTGAATGGGTGGCCGCGTTCAACGGCAATGTCAAACTGTCCACCCTGGCCGGTGCCATCCACCCATATCCCACCCTCGGAGAGATCAACAAACGGGTGGCCGGCACATTTCTGTCCCCCAAAATCTTCTCCCCCACCATCCAGAAGGGGCTGAAATTCTTTTTCAATCTCAAGGGCCGGGCCTGCCATATAGAAGAATGA